The Tachysurus vachellii isolate PV-2020 chromosome 25, HZAU_Pvac_v1, whole genome shotgun sequence genomic sequence ttttttggctcgTTAACCACGATTTCAGATCAAAATGCACTTTTCTACACGTTTATCCTCCATCCTTCAGCGTCGTCGCCGGGCCTCTCGGGCACGATCCCACTTTGACGGAGCGGAAATGGTGAATAAAGAAAGTTCTACACACTTTGTGCACGAGCTCCTGCACACTTCTATATTCCTAATAACTTCCTAATAACTTTTCAGTGTTTCTACCGGATTTCCACAGCTGTGTGTGACGATGTAGATCTGTATGTGATTATTTATAGAGTCACTGCGTTTCTCATTAAAACAACTTCAACCTGTGGTCGAGTGTCGTGTGTCTGTACGTTCACACCTGGATGTGAAAAATTAATTACACCTGAAAATAAACTGAGTTTTTGGGGAAACGATACAAACACATATGAACCATGGTAGAAAAATCACAGGGGAGAAAATATTAATGACACGAAACCGCttcgggttactgatcagaaggtcgggggttcaagcccacaagctgctgagacatcaccGTTGGGTCCtcgagcaaggaccttaacctcacctgcgtTAGGGGCGCcagctgaccctgcgctctgaccccagggctcataataacctgggatatgcggaaacttaaagcatttcactgcgtgtcgtctgtgtgtaagtgagaaataaatttgaatttgaatttgattgaaACCTCTGAATCGTTGGCAGCCGTGACAGCGGATCACGTGGCCAGGGCGGGTGTCACGTGACGCGGGTTTGCACGTGTCTCCCACAGGGCTGAAAATAAACGTGTTCATGAAGGAGTCGGGTGTCGAGCTAAATTTATAATCACTCAGAAAATACAGCGTTAACTCACATCCGATTCATGATGCATATAATCACAATTCTAACCAAAAGCTTATCCACATTTACACTGTGGATTGGTGTGAAGCTCTGACAGCAGTGCAGCTACACCATTAAACTAAATACAAACAGCTTAACttaaacatttatatcattAAATAAAGGTTAACCATCATTTTTAATGATGAATATTAATATGTAGCTCGTTGTTGTTACCCCACACTTCACCAGGGggcaacaaaacacacatcGTGCTGCCTGAGTCACATGACCCAGAGGCCTGCTGGGAAACATGGAGCCTCTGTAAATCTCTCCTtgttctcctctctctctctctctctctctctctctctctctctctctctctctctctctccccaggaAGTGATAGAGCTCTGAGGAGAAGAGCAGGATTTCTGAGGCCATCATGACTCCCACCAGAAGAGCTGAGGAGATCCTGGATGAGATCCACACTGATCTGCTCGAGTGTAAAGTGTGTTTCGAAACATTTTCATCCGAACCCAGAACTCGAAGGCCACGCAACCTCCCCTGTGGTCATGTGATCTGTCTGGGGTGCGTCTGCAGCCTGTCTCATGCCGTGTCTCGCCATCTCGAGTGCCCTTTCTGCAGGAAGCAATGCGGTCAAGGTGACACCTATGAATGCCAGGTTCTCGTCGACCTTCAGGAAATGATCGGTTTGTattttcctcaaaaaaaaaacaaagactgtGAGAAAGATCTGGGGTCAGGGGTCATGCGTCTAGACAGTGCCTACGGAGGATGGGGTCCGCTCATCAACCCAACCGGTGTAGTCGTGTTTGGAGCATCACAGGATGTTCTGGTGGCGCATGGAGGACACCAGAGAGTGACCGGGTTCGGGAGTCGTGGTCAGTTCTTGTGCAGTTTTGGGCGCTACGGACACAACAGCTTCGAAATCTGCCATCCTTTAGATCTTGCTGTTACACCGGACGGCCATGTTGTTGTCACAGATGCAGGAGATCGCTCAGTCAAGGTGTTTTCATCGACAGGAAATCCAGTGACCACCATCCCAGAGTTTCAGCTTCCTTGGGGTGTTGACGTGGACATCTCAGGTACCATCTTAGTGACGGACGCTGAAACCGGAACACTTTGGCAGATCATCATGGACTTCAGACATGGCGTGGTTTCGGTAAAGAAGGCGATGGTGAAAGATCTGAAGACTCCACGAGCCGTTGCTTGCTGTAGAGCGTCCGGACGCATCGCGGTGGTGGAACATCTCCAGATTCGAGAAAGTTCAGGGGACGATGCTACACTGACACGGTTGAAGGTCTTCAACAGTGATTTCATCCTCCTCAAGCAAATGGACACTCTCAGTTTTCACCCTCTGAAGCTGAGCATCTCGGCCATAACCTTCAATAGACATGGAGGTTTAATCGTAGCTGATGTGAACCAGGGACTCGTGTGGAGTCTAGGAGATGTCCAGAAAGCTCCAGAGTTAATTCCACTGGTGAGAGAGGGACTGGTGCGTCCGGTGGGATTAGTGGCGACCGACGAGGACACGCTGATCGTCCTGGATGCCGGAGATCACACCGTGAAGACGTTCACGAGTAACTTTGAGGACTTGTACAGCGATAACAAATTATGATGTCAAAATGTTGTGTATACACAGAAATGTTGGTCATCTCACATAAAATcccttaaaaagaaaacaatttactgaaaatattaaaaaaaactggaacTTAAGTAATgttgaaaatgattaaaagatttgttgtttgcgttcatttatttttattgatttattttcacacaggTGTACagcaaatgtaaacacacacacacacacacacttcactgccTATCTAATAGACTCACACTCCCAGGATCTTCTGC encodes the following:
- the LOC132840249 gene encoding E3 ubiquitin-protein ligase NHLRC1-like, which gives rise to MTPTRRAEEILDEIHTDLLECKVCFETFSSEPRTRRPRNLPCGHVICLGCVCSLSHAVSRHLECPFCRKQCGQGDTYECQVLVDLQEMIGLYFPQKKNKDCEKDLGSGVMRLDSAYGGWGPLINPTGVVVFGASQDVLVAHGGHQRVTGFGSRGQFLCSFGRYGHNSFEICHPLDLAVTPDGHVVVTDAGDRSVKVFSSTGNPVTTIPEFQLPWGVDVDISGTILVTDAETGTLWQIIMDFRHGVVSVKKAMVKDLKTPRAVACCRASGRIAVVEHLQIRESSGDDATLTRLKVFNSDFILLKQMDTLSFHPLKLSISAITFNRHGGLIVADVNQGLVWSLGDVQKAPELIPLVREGLVRPVGLVATDEDTLIVLDAGDHTVKTFTSNFEDLYSDNKL